gtttcaacaggggctacagtcccagtacagtagaacagtcctgtttcaacaggggctacagtcccagtacagtagaacagtcctgtttcaacaggggctacagtcccagtacagtagaacagtcctattacaataggggctacagtcccagtacagtagaacagtcctgttacaataggggctacagtcccagtacagtagaacagtcctgttacaataggagctacagtcccagtacagtagaacagtcctgttccaacaggggctgcagtcccagtacagtagaacagtcctgttacaataggggctacagtcccagtacagtagaacagtcctgttacaataggggctacagtcccagtacagtacaatagcCCAGTTACACAAGTAGGTCTGTCCACACTGTCAGTCAGTCTGCCTGTGAATGCAGTTTCTTTAGCTCTTCTTTCCCACCTCAACACGGACCCCAGTACAGGCTGCCCCCAGTGCGTGGAACAGAGGGTCAGCAAAGGGGCGCAGGCAGAGGGTCATCAGGGACCGTGCCCAGTACAGCCCCACCCCACAGCCCCTGACACATGGGCCCCCTGCCCACACCTGGCAGAAGGAGGCGGCAGCGAAGATCACACCCCAGAGCAGGGCCATGGGCAATCCCAACAGCGTGGACACCGCGCGGTAACAGCAGGGCTGGGAGCGGGTGAAGACGCGCTCGCCCAGGGACCAGATCACGTCGGCGGTGTGGTAGCTGTCCGGCTCTGCTACCACATCTGGGAAGTCCACCTGAAGGGCGAGACAAAGTACAGCAGTGGGTGGACattgtgtctatacagtgtgtctctatatgtgtgtgcagtgcagtaggggacagtgtgtgtacagtgtgtgcagtaggggacagtgtgtgtgcagtaggggacagtgtgtgtacagtgtgagcagtaggggacagtgtgtgtacagtgtgtgcagtAGGGGACAGTGTGTGTATAGTGTGTGCAGTAGGggacagtgtgtgtacagtgtgtgcagtaggggacagtgtgtgtgtagtgtgtgcagtaggggacagtgtgtgtacagtgtgtgcagtaggggacagtgtgtgtacagtgtgtgcagtAGGGGACAGTGTGTGTATAGTGTGTGCAGTAGgggacagtgtgtgtgcagtaggggacagtgtgtgtgtagtgtgtgcagTAGGGGACAGTGTGTGTATAGTGTGTGCAGTaggggacagtgtgtgtgtagtgtgtgcagtaggggacagtgtgtgtgtgtagtgtgtgcagtaggggacagtgtgtgtgtagtgtgtgcagtaggggacagtgtgtgtacagtgtgtgcagtaggggacagtgtgtgtgcagtaggggacagtgtgtgtgcagtaggggacagtgtgtgtgtagtgtgtgcagtaggggacagtgtgtgtgtgtagtgtgtgcagtaggggacagtgtgtgtgtagtgtgtgcagTAGGGGACAGTGTGTATAGTGTGTGCAGTaggggacagtgtgtgtgtagtgtgtgcagtaggggacagtgtgtgtgtagtgtgtgcagTAGGGGACAGTGTGTATTCTAAGGTGCTCCTCTCACCGTGATGACCTCAGAGTTGAGGTTTTTGGGGTCTCTGTTGACCAGGTCAATCTCTCTCCTTATggtctccttctccttctccttcttctcAGCTTCGGGGGCCTGTGACGCAGGTGAGGGGTCCTGGGACTCCGGGGGCTCCTCAGACTTCTCTCTCTGGGGCTCAGCCATCACTGGGGCCCCAGAAACACCCCCCCCTCACGCTccctgtacagtacagcacccgACACGCGCAGAGCGATCAGCAGGCGAGCCGACAGGCGGGGGCGGCGGCGTGCTTCCCTGGGCTGCAAGTAGAACAGCACTGGGTCAGCTCTGCCCCCACAGACAGCCACACGGGCCCAGAGCGAAGGGTACCCCCAGACGGGTGCCCCATGAACTAAAAGCTGTCCTGTCTCGCTCTTCAGTTTCGGGGAcactccctctgtctcagtccCACTCGTGCTGAAGCGCCCCCTGTTGCCCAGAATCTGCCTGCTAACGTCTCACACAGGAGTTCTGAGCTCCTGTCGCCATCTTAACCCCCCAGAGCAAAAATGTGCTGAATgcgccttttctttttttttttaatcctcgcTCCGAATACACACCCGGCCGACGGTCCAGAGCTATCTCTCGGCGGACACGAACAAAACATCAATGGCATTTCCCTGCGCCCGGGTCCACAACGCGGCGAGACGTCTGTCCCCCCCCGCGGACGTGGTCATTCCCGACTCCCCGCACGTTGGGAACGGGGGCTGGGCTGTCTCTCACCTGCTCGTTGCTCGGGACGAGCCCGGCGGCGTGTCCTGCAGCGGTCAGCGCTGGGCAGTGacttctccctgtctctccgCGGCGTGCCGACAGCAGGTGGCCGGGCTGGCACGGCAGGTGAGTCTGACACCCTCGCTGTCAGCGCGGGGGCACAGGGTCACACCCAGCTGGCATTAACCCTTCACTGGCCCTCCCGTCCCTGTCTCCCTTTCGGGCGCCGGGTCTTGAATAGAGAAGGAGgggcagtgggagtgggaggGAAGGAGAGCTAATTTTAGCACCAAGGTTCTGATGCTAAGGATACCTCTGATATCTGAcactggggttttttttttttggggggggaggaTTCCTGTGCTGTACCTCAATGTCACTGTGCTCCATCAACACTGTACCCACTATCACAGTCCTTCGTCTCTGTACCCACTATTGCTGTGCTGAACCCCATCATTTCTGTACCTCTATTGCTGTGCTGAACCCCATTGTCTCTGTACCCACTATCACTGTGCTGAACCCCATTATCTCTGTACCCTCTATTGCTGTGCTGAATCCCATCATTACTGTACACTCAATTGTTTTGCGGTACTCCGTCATCATTTTACTTATTATCACAGTGCTGTACCTCATCTTCGCTGCACACTCAATCGCTGTGCTGTACCCTATCATCGCTGTACAATCACTCAACTGAACCCCATCATCACTGTAGCCACTATCAATGTGCTAAACCCCATCATCTCTGTAGCCACTATCACTGTGCTGAACCCCATCATCACTGTACCCACTATCGCTGTGCTGAACCCCATCATCACTGTACCCACTATCGCTGTGCTGAACCCCATCATCACTGTACCCACAATTGCTGTGTTGAACCCCATCACCTCTGTGCCCACTATCACTGTGCTGAACCCCGTCATCTCTGTAGCCACTATCACTGTGCTGAACCCCATCATCTCTGTAGCCACAATCACTGTGCTGTACCCCAGCTTTCCTGTGCTGTATTACACTGTGTTACGCCCAGGCAGTAAGACAGGAGTGTGGCTCTTGTAACACGAGGACCTGATGATCTAGGCGCAcgctgacacacacacccacaggtCAGTGACTGCAGACACCCGACACCGCTGGTTTACGAGCAGTGCAGCTGTTCCCGGGGAGAAAATTAGACACACTCCTCCCGCTCCTGAGCGTCAGAGGTGTCTGAGGCATCGGCAACCTCATGCAGCCAGCCCCCAGGAGGAGCGGCAGAAGGCTTTCAGGTCAATATGGAATCAAcactgtttttgtattattggTCATCCAGAAGAGTTCTCCTGTACTCGCTCATGGCTATGGTCCATTGAGGACAATGCTCTGCTTGACAATTATGATACACAACTCTTCAATACAGGAGGTCCAGTGTAAACAAGGTGGCAAGGTAGTGTGTACGCAGTATATGAGATCTGCATAAGTGCAGTTCTTCATTAAGAACTGGAAGAGTCTGCATCTGTCTAGTTTGTGCTTAAATCTACAATGCCTACCAGCCTCCCAACTCTAGTAACCCCCTCCTTCCACCCATCATCTCCCCACTGGGAACCCCCCCTGTCTGCCACTCTGATGTTtcactttcctctgttcttttGCTTCACCCCATCTGACGCCTGTTCCCTCTCCTGATCTGTGGTCCTCCTGGTCGGGGGGGAGGGTTCTGCCTCCTGCTCTGACATGCACTCACATGCTCTGGTGCCGTCCTCCTGCCCCAGTAAACTGCCACTCCCCTTTTCTGCTGTTGTACCACTCCCTCCCAAATCCCCTCCCATTTATCCTAGGTCCGCCCCTTCCTGCTCTAGGACCGCCCCTTCCTGCTCTGGGACACGCCCCCTCATTCCTTCTTCCCACATTCGTTTTTATTTCCAATTGTCGTTGGATGAGATTTCAACAGGCAGCCATGTGACTTTAATTCACATCCGAAAACATTTGTTCttctgctttctttacaggTGCTGTCTGACACACAACCCCAGAAGTGTTTTGAAACAGGACATATTTTAAACCTCACATGTTTTTGCAAAAGACAAGTCAGAAACATTCAATCAGTAAAGCGTATCAATGGTTTAAGAGACGACTTTGTTCAAATATTTCAATCTGGTAACGAGTGGGACAACCGATATGCCGATGAGGCAGGCTGTCTCACCGCCTTTTGTTAAAAGtgcttttttataaaaagagtttaaaaatgctttaccTATAGGAGGGATGTAAGTTCACACCCCACAAAattgcagccccacctgggagacagaCGGCAGCCATTCTGCTCCTGCAGCTCCACTGCTGAGGCAGATCAAGGACAGAAGAGAGGAATTACTTCACTAGTTAAATTAGGAGAAAATTTAGAAGGGCCAGATTTTCAAGCTCAGACCACTATGGTTAAGACCCCGACTGTTACAAACTGCATCACTGATATCTTTATTTGACCAGGTAGTCAGCTCGTGTTTAATGTCTGAACTGAAGAACAACATTCCTTTGAAATATTGCGTTCTTGTAGAAGagtaccacctactggtccaccgaTACCCCTTACAGCAGTAACCTGGTTCTACTTGGTCTCCCATTCCAGTACTGACTAGGTCCAGCCTCCGTCATAGACACCACAGTGTAGGAAATAGTGCCACCTGCTGGTTCACTGTCATGACTTACAGCAGCAACGCGGTATTTTCCTTGCCTTGCTGAGCTTCTGAGACAAACCAAGACCAGGCTACAGGGTGGAAATGATGTGACAAAGCTGAGCTGCTTGCAGGTTCACATTCACTGACAGGAAGAATTTCATGCCCTGTGCACCCAGCCCCAAATACAGTCCCGACGGCCACCCTggtgctgcaggggcagcagaTGGGCAGGACATGAGAGCCAGTCGGGAGCTTGGTTCGGCTTGTGGGAAGGGGTAAGAGAACTGGGGACAGATCAAGGAAGGCAGCGCTGAGGAGCAGCAGAGCCTCAGCCTGTAATGTgatccccatctctctctcccaccTACCCCACCCTGCCCATTCCTCGCCCCAAAATAGCCGAGCTGTCATGGTGCGCTAATCCTGCCCTGCTCTGCGCCTGGGCACTGCGCTCTCGCACGCACCCCCACAGCCAGGCAGGGAGGGGCGGTCACTGCCAGCCCCCCACAGCGGCCACTCTCCCACTTCCCGAGCAGGAGAGCTTGGGAAAACCTGCCCGGCACCCCGTGGCGATCGGCACTGCCCTTTCCACCCAGGACTCCTGTAAGCACGCCTGTAACTCTCCCCTCGCGATTTCTTCGACGTCCGGCGGGAGGGGACGAGGGCAGATCTAGCCTGGACAGGGATCTCCTGGAGTTTGGCGTGAGTATGAGGGCTGGGGGTCTCTGCTCTTGCACTGCGGGCTGATCGGAGACAGaattagtcctctaaatttagaCAACATGGGTTGGTgtttaaaagaacattaaatACCAGGGTTGCTAGTCCTCTTAGTTGAAAATTCCCTTTGGAGAAAATTAAAGAGAGTTTGTGTGTTAGTATAGTATTTAATATATGGTacagtttattttacagtagagTATTTATGTGCATGGATATATGCATCCATGCACACACATTAATACTTTActgtaatattaaaaacagtCGTATGCAGTTCCGCAACAGCAAAATTGAACACAGATGCAGTAATTAATGAACGGTGTTCATTAAACTACACTGTACATGTTCGTTAGTGAGCCCTCCTTGAAGGTCTGAAGCAAGTAATTCAAGACACTACAGAGAGCCTGCTCTCCACCTCTGCTATCGCCAAAGGCCTCTGAGGGGCGTGTCAGTGCAGAGAGGAGCTCCGGGTTCGAGACAGGCGACGGCTGTGCGGATCCCACGTTTGGGAGGAGGTGAGAGTCACCCCAGAAGGAGAAGACTCAGAAGCTGCTGCAGTCCTGCAGTGAGTACTGTGTCCTGCTGTGTGGGTGTGGTCGGGACAGTGCCAGGCTCTCCTGCCCCGTTAGACTGCCCCAGTGCCCAGCACCTCCCTGCCCGCTGGCCAGAGCTCACAGGCTCTCGGACGGTCACCCTGTCACCTGCAACCCTTTGAGTCATCTGGTGGCCGTTAATTATTGTTAACGACGGAAGCCACTGTCAGAGCAGCTCACAGGGGAGTCGACACCCCCACCACTGGGCCCGCGTCCCGTTCCGCGCTCCGGGGGTGTCAGTGGGGGGACTGGGGACCCCAGGCGGCACCGCCAGCCGTGCCAGGCGGGGGTGCATTGGTGCACCTGTTCAGAGTGATGTCATCATCATTGCTTCACACCCGAGTTGTCACTGATGAGAGCTGAATGGGCTCCAGTGCCTCACCAGTGCAGTGTGTACAGGGGCCCAGAGCTCGTGCTGCAATCCCAGACCACTGGCTGCTGCTCAGTGGAAGCCTTGCTTCCATTCTTAAGTTTGTCTGCCATTCAATTCATGGCATGCTGTCCTGCACACTACTAATAGCACAGAGTGTTATGGTAGAGGCCTGTGACTCTAATTAGATTCCCAGTGGATAGCCTGCTGACCTACTCCAgcttttaactgtgtattgagTGCCGATGAAGCAGAATGGTAATCCTGCACGTAtgcatatttaataataattaataattataataattgcttacacttatatagcgcttttctagacactccactcaaagcgctttacaggtaatggggatcccctccacccccaccagtgtgcagccccacctggaacactccccacacaccagctatcagtggggaggagagcagagtaatgtagccaattaatagagggggattattaggaggccatgattggtaagggccaatgggaaatttggccaggaagccggggttacacccctactcttttcgagaaacgccctgggatttttaatgaccacagagagtcaggacctcggttttacatctcatctgaaggaaggtgcctgtttacagtatagtctccccgtcactatactggggcattaggacccacatggaccacagggtgagcgccccctgctggccccactaacacctcttccagcagcaaccttagtttttcccaggaggtctcccatccaggtactgaccaggctcccacctgctgagctccagtgggctgccagctgtgagttgcagggtgatatggctgctggccatgttACCATATTTAAAGTATGGTAACCTCCGTAAATTCACTCAAGATAATATATCAGGCTTGAAATCTCCCGTACCTGGTGTCCACCCTCATGCTAGAGCTTTCAGATCATGCTCAGACCTGTcctggatcagactgctgcccaGTGGTAGTCTGCACTGGACAGTGCTGGAGTTCGAGCAGTGCTGTTACAGCATGTCATGAGTGAGCAATGTACGGTCCTACATTAGCACAAGAGTTCCAACCTCATTAAGTTCAACACGCTTATTTACCAATGTCAAATAAGAGTTTGACCCACCCCCTAATTACAAAATACACCCTCAAATTTCATTGTCCAGAGATTTCAGCCTTCTTCCCAGTGGAAACCCACAGTCGTTTGCATATCAGGCTAGGATTAAAGGCTGTGCATTGTTGACCAGCTCTGGACTTCATTTCATCCACAGCATCGACAGTAAAACTACCGTTAGAGGTCTCTTTAACTGAAAGCAGTCTAGGAGAAGCATTCAAGGAGGTTGCTTGGATGCCACTGTGGATTGAAACTGAGCTCTGTGCTCTGCGGTGCCCACAGCCACCCCTTCCTGCCGTGCCATGCTGTCGGATGATTACCTGGTGGAGTGTAAGATCGACGGGGAGGAGGGCAACGTCGTGAGGAGCAGCGCTCCTGACCCGCTGCCTGCAGAGCCCCCTCCCAAACCCGACCTCCGGGATCCCCGCGGAGTCAACCAGCACCTCAAGGtaccagagagagaggggttaatacacacgcACTGCACTGaaacagaggggttaatacacacactgctgtacacacacactgcactgagacagaggggttaatacacacactgcactgagacagaggggttaatacacacactgctgtacacacacactgcactgagacagaggggttaatacacacactgctgtacacacactgaactgagacagaggggttaatacacacactgctgtacacacacactgcactgaaacagaggggttaatacacacactgctgtacacacacactgcactgagacagaggggttaatacacacactgctgtacacacacactgcactgaaacagaggggtaaatacacacactgctgtacacacacactgcactgagacagaggggttaatacacacactgcactgagacagaggggttaatacacacactgctgtacacacacactgcactgagacagaggggttaatacacacactgctgtacacacactgaactgagacagaggggttaatacacacactgctgtacacacacactgcactgagacagaggggttagtacacacactgcactgagacagaggggttaatacacacactgctgtacacacacactgcactgagacagaggggttaatacacacactgcactgagacagaggggttaatacacacactgctgtacacacacactgcactgagacagaggagttaatacacacactgctgtacacacacactgcactgagacagaggggttaatacacacactgctgtacacacacactgcactgagacagaggggttaacacacacactgctgtacacacactgcactgagacagaggggttaacacacacactgctgtacacacactgcagtgagacagaggggttaacacacacactgctgtacacacacactgcactgagacagaggggttaatacacagactgctgtacacacacactgcactgagacagaggggttaacacacacactgcagtgagacagaggggttaacacacacactgcactgagacagaggggttaatacacacactcctgtacacacacactgcactgagacagagggtgAACAC
This genomic window from Lepisosteus oculatus isolate fLepOcu1 chromosome 2, fLepOcu1.hap2, whole genome shotgun sequence contains:
- the LOC138224977 gene encoding caveolin-3-like; translated protein: MAEPQREKSEEPPESQDPSPASQAPEAEKKEKEKETIRREIDLVNRDPKNLNSEVITVDFPDVVAEPDSYHTADVIWSLGERVFTRSQPCCYRAVSTLLGLPMALLWGVIFAAASFCQVWAGGPCVRGCGVGLYWARSLMTLCLRPFADPLFHALGAACTGVRVEVGKKS